DNA sequence from the Salvia splendens isolate huo1 chromosome 19, SspV2, whole genome shotgun sequence genome:
actttttgttttaaattgaaacaaagataaaacattttgtatgaaacatGTAATCACCCCTCATTTAAAATGACATGTGAGAAatagggagtattatttttcttcaatttttaagtcataaaaatttatattaggCACTCGAGAAAATCAATAACGTTTTGCAATTATCAAGTTCTCTAATCAAACCAGCAATCAATTGACCGGCCCATTATAAAACGTGCCGGACCCATCGCAATAATTTCACCCGACCCGGCCCGGCCCAATGAAATCGTTCTTCAAACAACCTATCTCCTAACGAACACTGCAAAATCCGCACAAGAGACGCAAAAAATTCCCCTTCTGTTTATCACAATTAAGGAGAAATTCGACGAGCCCAGAAGATATTTCCAGTACCAAAGTTCTGAAGAAGATTCCCCTAGTTAATTAATGGCCACTCAAGGACTGTCAGTGTTCTCAATTACGCCCATTTCTTCAGCTGCAGCTCAATCCCGCACAAAATCCTTGGAACATTCGTTGAATTTCAACCCACAGAGTACTTTTTTGGGCGCCAAGCTCTCGACCCAGCTCTCAAATTCAAGTCTTGTTGCTTCGAAACGATGTAGTTACGCTGTCGCCACCATCTCCTTCAGCCTGCCCAGCATGTAATATTCAGTTAATCGTATGAGAAAAATTATTGTTCTGTTATCGTATTGAAAGTAAATTTGGTTTGTTACTTTGGGTTTTGCAGAAAGACAGATGGGCTTAAAAATGATGAGAGGGCCAAGTAAGATTTTGTtatgtttgtttttctttcattccccTTTTTTTGGTTGCAATTgttaatttttatgaattgtATTATTAATGTGGCGTTGGGCATTCTTGTGATTCTGTTGCCGTGTTACAACAATGGTGATTGCAGATGGTCTGCTAGGGCGATTAAATCGTTCGCTATGGGCGAATTGGAGGCACGGAAGCTCAAGTATCCGAACACCGGGACAGAGGCTCTACTCATGGGCATTTTGGTTGAAGGTCTGAAATAAACCTATTGCTGCTTTATTCCAGTTATTTAGAGCTTATATTTGTACCCAAATCTTGATTTTGTTGCTAAAATATGGTTGTTTAAGTTTGATGTCAAATGTAAATTTTCTCAAGAATGCAGATATGGAAAAGAATCTGATTTTGTTTATAAAGCAGTTTACTCAAAAAAGATGGAAAGCCCTTTTTGGTGTTGAGCTGAAATAGCATCTCTGCTGATTGTTGATCCTGCAGGAACCAGTTTGGCAGCAAAGTTTTTGAGGGACAATGGCATTACACTCTTTAAGGTGCGGGATGAGATTGTAAAGTTGATAGGGAAGTCAGACATGTACTTTTTCAGTCCTGAGCATCCTCCGTTAACTGAACCAGCCCAGAAGGCTCTTGATTGGGCAATCGAGGAGAAGCTGAAGTCAGGTACAACCTATTTTTTAACATACCGTGTCATTTAGTTGGCTTCTTTCATATCTTTATATCATCATTTCATTCAAATGTGTATTTGCTAATTTCATTGTTGTATCGTTTTAACCACATTTCGGTAGAGCTACTTTTTTCACCGAACTTGAGTAGAAAATATTGTATATAGCTTCTCTTatctttcttagttaatctacTTTAGAATATTTGTGTTACCCAATGCGTTCGAATTTCGAAATTTGGAGTTTGTTTGGTTTTTTGAGGGGAATCAACAAATTGAGCATTCCCAGCAGTAAGGATTCGAAGTAAGTTCAAGTTTACATGCATCTTTGTGTCATTTCATTCCGGTTCTCTCATTTCAAATCCGTCAAGCAAACCAAAACTGGAACTAATCCTTCTCCCTATTATGAAACTAAAAGGAAATTGGTGACATCCGGCTTTCAACACAGCATTGGTTCAGCTTGAAATAGAGAGGGTGTAATCCAACAAAACCCAGAAATTGATTGCTAGTCTAATTTGTGTACTTTTACAAGATAGACTCATTTGAGGTTTGTTCCATCGGGATGTACACCCGCATCCCAACTAGCTTAGCTCTTTCTCGTTTCATAATGAAATAATGTGGCAAGCACCCAACTGTCTCGATCCAGAGCTGCTGACGTAACAATCTTGACTCACATTTATTCCTCAGGTACTATGTTTGGTAGACACAGGGGATTAAACAGGAGTTGGTCTAAATGTCATAGAAGCCTTGAGTAGACTGTAGTCGTTAGTTGAAATGCACTGCTGTTGATTTACGGGTTTTGTTTTATTGATATAGTAATTTGCAGTCCAGTATTTCCGAGTTTGCTTGCATTTCCTAGATGTCATAGAAGCCTTATGTACACTCACATTTGtcctctcttcctcctctcgCCCACTCCTCCACGACCACTACCACAATGTGGGCTTCCATACAATATAGATCTAGGATTAGGGTTCGCTgcttttgcctatatatatatgtcctCTACTTGTAATTGTATCTGATGACTTGCCATTGCCCCCCGTATGTAGTTGCAAAAAATATCAAATCGGGTAAACAATTCCAGTGTTTATTTCGTTCGTTTTGTTTCGTGATTCCTTGTGTTTATTTCCTAACAAATACATCCATTGGCCATGGTGCATTTTAACTAAATCTCAGCTGCGATGCACAGGTGAAAGCGGTGAAATAACAGCAGCACATATACTTCTCGGAATTTGGGCACAAAGAGAGGCTGCAGGTCATAAGATACTGGCTGGATTTGGTTTTGATGACGCGAAGGCTGCAGAACTAGCTAAAAATGTAGGCTAACATAAATATTtgaattcacaaaacaacaatcaCTTAAATTTCGTTCACTAAAGCTGCTCCCGTTTACATGCGTGCAGATGGATAAGGATACAATTTACAAGTGACCTCTTCAATTTGTCTGAGAATCTTGAATCATTCATTCAGGTACATTTGAAAGGGAAATGGTTCTTGGCTGAATGATATCGGTTTATAGATTAATTTCAACAGGAATGACGCTTTCTGTAGCTTTTGTTTCGATATTTCCATCATACACTGTAAACCCTGATATTCTTAATGTCACCATTGATTATACCCGTCTGCTTTATGAAATCGTATCTGTAGCTTTATTTTGGATCGTCATGGATCATCATGTTCCATTTTTGTGGACAAATAATACGTATGATGAATTATAGACTTTCCAGCTTTATTTGGTTATTTCTTGCGCCAaaaattgttcctgcatcggattgaCACGAATTATGAAATAATTAAGCATTTATACAtgttttttaagttttaactgCTCAATACTAAACCTGAATTATGAatcaagatttgatttttgtCAGTAGAACTGTACGTGCATAAAATAAGTACACAAAAATGCTAATCGTGTGTAGGTAAATGTTAAGAATACGAGCATTGTTGAGAAGCTGTAATATAAATATTGACACAATAAAATCAGCTGGTTGTCTATATAGTTTCGGAATGAGACAATTATACAGAAGGAATTATATGTGGATTAAATGATATAGAACGATCATTATCCTTTTTAACATACGTCCAATCCTAcctaatactaataattattattgtaatattaaaatatgatgAATTCATAGTTAGACGGATTTTGGATCCAGATCCAACCCTTTTGATATTATATTTAGAGTATGTTGTAGTTCTTGTTTAGTATTCCATTTTTGACATTTTATAAGTACAAATTGTAATTTGTATAACAAGAAAGATGAGAGTTCTTATCTCTTATTCAAAGTCAAACATAGAAACAAgattaaaatttcatattttatgaaaaatgagATCCATAGTTTTTGGTTTTATGAATCTAGATCCAAACCTCATTCTCCTTAGATCTTATGAACATGCTTCTCCATCACTTGGATTTATAAAGGTAATAAATGATGACTAAAATCATCCACAACTAAGTCACAACTCTGTCAGTCATGATCTAACCATTTGTTtgtcaaatttatttatttttaaccttaaatttcaatatttcaaaaatatttttttttaaaatagctTGAAAAGTCGTGTATGTACTTAATTAATACTGaaatttatacatttaaatcataatttaatttcagaTAGACTACTAGTCGAAAATACAATCCACGGATAATTTTAAACCTAAAAACGAAtgtaaaataaaaggaaaaaaccCGACTATCCCCAACGTCGTACTCCTTTCATTTC
Encoded proteins:
- the LOC121780457 gene encoding ATP-dependent Clp protease ATP-binding subunit CLPT1, chloroplastic-like — translated: MATQGLSVFSITPISSAAAQSRTKSLEHSLNFNPQSTFLGAKLSTQLSNSSLVASKRCSYAVATISFSLPSIKTDGLKNDERAKWSARAIKSFAMGELEARKLKYPNTGTEALLMGILVEGTSLAAKFLRDNGITLFKVRDEIVKLIGKSDMYFFSPEHPPLTEPAQKALDWAIEEKLKSGESGEITAAHILLGIWAQREAAGHKILAGFGFDDAKAAELAKNMDKDTIYK